Genomic window (Polaribacter batillariae):
CCAATAAATGGATTGGAAAAAATTAAAATAACAAATCTTTTACTACATTTTCTATTGAATGTTTTAGAATTTGGAAATAAACATTCCAATCAAATTATAAGTAAGCAAATATCCGATATATGTGCTTATATTAACAGTAACCTTAGAGAACCACTTCCTTTGGAGCAGTTGGCTCATTTAAGCAACTTATCTTTATCTCATTTTAAATACAAGTTTAAAAAGGAAATGGGCTACTCCCCTTCGGACTATATTTTAAGAAAAAAAATCGAAAAAGCTAAGGAACTTTTGCTAGATACGTTAAACAGCATACAAGATGTGGCTTATAATTTATCATTTAGTTCGTCTTCTTACTTTGCAACGGTTTTTAAAAGATATACAGGTGTAACTCCTACAAAACATATTGAAAATAGTTAAGACTGTATATTAAGCACGATCTAAAAATTGATTTCATTTTTTTATTTTTTATAATTAGGTAAAAAAGGTAATATATATTCTAAAAAACTTTAAACCTTAATTTTTACCAATAAAATCAACATAGTATTAAAACGGTAAGATAAAAAATATCTCATTTTCAATAAGTTGGAAATTAAAAAATATTTTATATATTTATCTCGAAAAATAAAAAGAATTGCTAAAATCTTCGAAAACATATTGATTTTTAAAATAAAAACAGTTCCTATTCTTTAGGATTTAGGTTCATCTTTTTTGATTGTTTACAATTCTAATTATAAAAAAGAAACAATAAATTTAAAAAACACCTCTATGAAAACAAAACTATTTTATGTGGTTGCTTTTTTGGTAACCTCATTTTCAGTAAACTCTCAAAACTTATTAAATACAAACACTTGGACGGTAGGTTTTGGTTCAGTTTCTGGTTTCAGTCAAAATGGAGCTACGTCCGAAAACAGTAGAGAATTAGGAAGAAATCATATAGGAGAAGAAGTGGTCTTATGGAAAGCCACTCCAGATGCTTCTAGTAATGCAGATGGTGGCTGGAATACAAGTTGGGTTTATGGAATAGATTCCAACACATCTTACCGATATAGTATTTGGATAAAAAAAACAAATTCTAATGATGGGCACACCTATCTTGGTTTTTACGCAAATGCTAGCGGTTCATTAAGACTGAATGGAACATATAATAGCAATCCTTATTTCTTTGCAGGAGATTTACCCAAATTGAATAGGTGGTATCTATTGGTAGGTTATGTACACAAAAGTAGTCATACAGGAACCACAAATACAGGAGGTATTTATGACGGTACAACAGGTGAAAAAGTAAGAACAATAACCGATTTTAAACTTAAAAGTACAGTTACTGCTTTAAGACATCGTTCTTATTTATATTATGATACTAATATTTTAGATAGACAATATTTTTATGACCCTAGAATAGATCCGATAAATGGTAATGAACCTACAATACATGAATTATTAAAAATAAATAACGATTCAAAAATTATACTTTCTTATGATGCTGCAGGAAATCAAACACAAAATTTCTATTGTGGAGACCCTTCTTACTGTGCACCTCCTACCGCTCGAAAACAACAAAAAACAATAATTCATGAAGAAGAGGTTATTGCTGAAGCTGAACCAACAGAAGAAATTGAACCTGTTTATGAGAGTCAACTTACTGTGTACCCAAACCCAACCGAAAATAAAGTGCTTATTCGAGTACAACAAGAATTATTAACACAAATTCATACAATTCGCATCTATAATACAAATTCTACCTTGTTAAAGAATTTATCTTTTAACAAAGCGAATAAAATCGAAGTTGATTTAACGAATAAACCTGCTGGGGTTTATTTTCTTCATCTACATTTAAAAAACGGAAAAAGCATTACAAAAAAAATTATTAAAAAATAAAAATTAGCACCATGAAAAGAAAATTACATATACTCATAGTATTATTATTTTTAGGATTTCAATTTTCTCATGCACAAAATCCTAATGTTGTAGGTGGTAAAAGTTCTGTTAAATGAGCTTTAAAAAGATTAGTGTAAAAACAAAGAAAACGCTTAATGAGGCTAAAAATTTAAGTAAATCTGCTAAATCAATTCCTATTGATGATTTAGATTGTTTAAGAGATTTTGAAACCGGAGAATGTGTTGATCCAAGAGATTCTGGAAATAGTACAGAAGCAGGTAGTACAGCAGGTAGTTTATCTGTTTCTTTAACAGGTGCAGCTAGTTATTCCATTCCAATAATGGTTCCACCAGGCATTAAAGATGTAGCACCTAATATTGGGGTAAGCTACACAAGTCAGGGAGCAAATGGTTTAGCAGGATGGGGTTGGAATGTCTCTGGATTGTCAACCATTAGTAGAATACCTGCAACAAAATATTATGACAATAAACATGATGGTATCGATTTTAAAGACGATCGTTTCTCTATAGATGGGCAACGCTTAATAATAAAATCGGGTACTTATGGTGCAAGTGGTTCCGTGTATCAAACAGAAAATTACTCGAATGTTAAAGTTGTGGCTTATGGAACTTCTCCTTATGGAAGTACTTATGGTCCATCTTATTTTATTGTGTATTATCCAAACGGAACTAGAGCTTGGTATGGTAACGCTGGAAATTCGAGAAGCAGATTAGAATGGGCAATTTTTAGATGGCAAGACCCACAAGGAAATTATGTAGATTACAATTATCAATCAGATAATGGATTATTGAGTATTAAAACCATTAAATATGGAGGAAGAATTGGAGGAACATCACCAACTAATCAAATTAACTTTACTTATATTTCAAGAAATAGGCCTGAAAATGTATATGTAGGAGAGTATAGCTTTAAAAGAACTAATTTATTAAGAAGCATTCAAACAACAGCAAGTGGTTCTCAATACAGAAAATACGAATTAACTCATAATACCACGTCTTTAGGATATCAACGTTTAACTTCTGTTAAAGAATACAATGCTCAAAATAAAGCATTAAGACCGATTACATTTAATTATGAAACAACTTCTTCATGGATACCAAACCGAAATGTAGTAAATACGTATCCTGGCTTTGACTATAAAACAAGTGGCTTAATTGCAGGGGATTATGATGGTGATGGAAGAACTGATATTATCTATTATAATAAAAATACAAGAGACAAATTACATATGAATACTAATTTATATGAAGAAACTGCTTTTGCTTTCCCAATTAATACAGAAAAGTTTAGTGATGTTTTTTCAAGCACTATTTTATCTTGGAACAATAAAATTTTAAGTCAGCAGGCTGTAACTACGGTAAGAGAAACATCTTCTTCCAGCTCTTCTTCAACTTCTACTGTTCGATTTAGGACTTTTGCACAAGCATCTTATGGCCCTGTACATCAGTATGATAAAGTTTGGAACACTTCAAAATATAGAACAGACAATTATTGTAGTAGTTCTAGTTATTATATGATTCCTAAAAAATACATTTCGGGAGATTTTAATGGAGATGGATTAACGGATGTAATTGCTATAGAAAAAAGTTATTCTAGAAGACAATGTTATCCTGTTGGTGGCGACGATGAAATCCGGTTTGATGGTTTTAGAAAAACAGAGGCGAAAAAAGAAAACGCTAAAAAATCTAATAAAAACATAACAAAAGAAAATTCTAATAATCAAGAGAATATACAAAATAGCATACAGCCAATAGATGATGTTTTTGACAATTGCGAATGCAATTCCTATACAACAAATCAATACAATGCAAAGGTTCATTTTATTGATTTAAAAAGAGATGTTACATCTAATTTTTCAAAAACAGCAGGATATTTTAGAAAAGGTATTGGTTCTAACGATTTAATACAAGTGGGAGATCATAACGGAGATGGGAAACAAGATATATATCATTTTAAAGAAGGAAAACTATATATCTATACGTTAAATGAAAGCAATAATCTAGTATTACTTCATGAAGAAACTGATTCAGGGATAAAATTATCCATTAATAATTATAATACTCCAATCCTTATGGGAGATTATAATGGAGATGGTAAAACAGATTTTATAGTAGCTACAGCTAATAAATCTAAAAATTGGAGGTTTTTTATATCCAAAGGAAAAAATTATTATAAACAAACAAAGAGTCTTCCTTATGGTTATTATCAAAATGAAAAAAAGAATATTGGAGGTTTCCCTACTCCTAATTATACTTATTATGAATACCGCTATACTGCACAAGATGTAAATGGAGATGGTAAGACAGATTTGATAATGCACAACGTTAATACAACTGTGAATTATCGTGAAGAAAAACTAAGTTCTGCTGAATATATTAGTATATACAAAAGTAATCAAATTAGTTCAACTGTTACACCAACATTTTCATATGAGACAGGATATACTGATACAAGCGGAGAAGTACATAAATATGGCTCGCCAATATTTTTAGAATCCAATGTCACTAATGGTAATTTAGAATATGGGTATATAAGCGTAAACAACATTTTTATGTATGAGTTTAAAAAAAACCATAGAAAAGACGTTACTTTAAAAAGCATTACCAATAATGGTGTAAAAACAACTATTGATTATGAACGTTTAGGGATACCAGAGAATCCTTATGGTTCTCAGGTTTATTCTTCCGATTACAACCAGAACTATCCTTTTGTAAACATTAATAGGGCAAATTCTTTTCAACTCGTTAAAAAATTAACCGAAGAAGGGGCAGGAATTAAGCGTTATCAAGACTTTTTGTATCATGGAGCCGTTTCTAATATTAATATTGGATTCCAAGGATTCTTAAAAACCAAACGAAGCAATTGGTATGGTAATGGAGTGGGTACTTTATGGACAATATCTAAGCATGATGTAACTAAAAAAGGAGTTGCTACAGAACAATGGGTTTCTACTTCTTCCTACGAAGGAAGTAGCTATATGTCCAAAACTACGAATACATTTAGCACAAACTTAACTAGTAATAAAGTATTTACTAATATCCCAACAAAAGTGGTGCAGCACAATGCATTAAGTGGCGTAACTACCACTAAAAATTATACTTATGATGGTTACAAAAATTTACTAACAGAAAATAGTACTTATAATGGAGGTAGTAAAAATATAACCTATACGTATAGCAATAATGCAAGTGCTAATACCCAATATTATCATATAGGTAGAATTACTAAGAAAGTAGAAACCAATACTATTGGAGGAAATACTTTTACATCTGAAGAAGCGTATAGTTACAATAATAATTTGCTCACACAGAAAAAAGTAAAAGGAAATGGAACTCCTTGGAATACAGAAAATATTACCTATGATGCTTTTGGTAATGTTACTAGAAAGACATTAACTCCAAGTGGTTTAGCTGCAAGAACAGAAAATTTTAAATACGATTCTAGTGGACGTTTTTTAATAGAATCTACAGATATTGAAGGATTAAAAACCAAGTTTACTTACGATGGTTTTGGAAACCCTATTACAACTATAAATCCTTACGGACAAAAAACAACTTTCACTTATGATGGTTGGAATCGTTTGATTTCTGAAAAAAACTACTTAGACAAAATAACAACATTTGCTTATACCTATTTAAATGGAGGTGGACTAAAAAAAACAACAAACTACCCTCAAGGTACAGACGAAATCGCAGAATATAATGCTTTAGGTTGGGTTTTAAAAAGCGGTGCTTTAGGAATTAACAATAAATGGACGTATAAAAGTATAGAATATGATGTTGCTGGAAGAAAAATTAGAGAAAGTGAACCCTATTTTACCTCACCTAGCCAATGGAATACTATGGCTTTTGATGTATATGGTAGAGAAATTACAAGAACTAGTTTTAATGGTTTGGTTGCAAATATTACTTACAACGGCTTAGTCACAACGGTAAATGATGGAACGAAAACCGTAAAAACTACCAAAGATGGCCGAGGCAATATTCTAAAAATGGAAGATTCTGGAGGCATTATCAATTACACATATTTTGGTAATGGAACAATGAAAACTGCTAATTACGGTAGTCACGTAGTTAGCACTGAAATAGATGGTTGGGGTAGAAAAACAAAATTAACAGACCCTTCTGCTGGTACTTACACATATAGATATAATAATTTAGGAGAAGTGTTAGAAGAAACTACTCCTAAAGGGAAAACTACGTATACATATGATGGTTTTGGAAAAATTACCACTAAAAAAGTGAGCGGAGAAGAAACAAATTTAAGTTTAAATTATACATATAATTCTACCACAAAATTATTAACCTCTATTCAAGGGAATAATGCTCGTACTAATGAGAATTACACCTATACCTATTTATATGATAGTTACAAAAGACCTTCAGCTACCAAAGAGCAAAATGGGCAAGCATCTTTTGAATATCAGGTAGCTAGGGATTCTTATGGCAGAGTGAATGCAGAAACTTACATTAGTAAAAACTTAGAAAATAATGTAAGTAGTACTATAAAAGTTAGAAATATATTTGATGCCAATTCTGGAATTTTAACTGAAATACAAGACTATAATGCAGGAACTTCACTGTGGAAACTCAAAGAAGTAAATCAAAAAGGTCAGGCAAAAGAAGTGCTTTTAGGCAATGGAATGGTTAAAAAAAGAACCTATGACCAATTCGGTTTTTTAACCAAAATAGTAGACCAAACTTCTGGGAACTCC
Coding sequences:
- a CDS encoding T9SS type A sorting domain-containing protein, which produces MKTKLFYVVAFLVTSFSVNSQNLLNTNTWTVGFGSVSGFSQNGATSENSRELGRNHIGEEVVLWKATPDASSNADGGWNTSWVYGIDSNTSYRYSIWIKKTNSNDGHTYLGFYANASGSLRLNGTYNSNPYFFAGDLPKLNRWYLLVGYVHKSSHTGTTNTGGIYDGTTGEKVRTITDFKLKSTVTALRHRSYLYYDTNILDRQYFYDPRIDPINGNEPTIHELLKINNDSKIILSYDAAGNQTQNFYCGDPSYCAPPTARKQQKTIIHEEEVIAEAEPTEEIEPVYESQLTVYPNPTENKVLIRVQQELLTQIHTIRIYNTNSTLLKNLSFNKANKIEVDLTNKPAGVYFLHLHLKNGKSITKKIIKK
- a CDS encoding FG-GAP-like repeat-containing protein, which gives rise to MSFKKISVKTKKTLNEAKNLSKSAKSIPIDDLDCLRDFETGECVDPRDSGNSTEAGSTAGSLSVSLTGAASYSIPIMVPPGIKDVAPNIGVSYTSQGANGLAGWGWNVSGLSTISRIPATKYYDNKHDGIDFKDDRFSIDGQRLIIKSGTYGASGSVYQTENYSNVKVVAYGTSPYGSTYGPSYFIVYYPNGTRAWYGNAGNSRSRLEWAIFRWQDPQGNYVDYNYQSDNGLLSIKTIKYGGRIGGTSPTNQINFTYISRNRPENVYVGEYSFKRTNLLRSIQTTASGSQYRKYELTHNTTSLGYQRLTSVKEYNAQNKALRPITFNYETTSSWIPNRNVVNTYPGFDYKTSGLIAGDYDGDGRTDIIYYNKNTRDKLHMNTNLYEETAFAFPINTEKFSDVFSSTILSWNNKILSQQAVTTVRETSSSSSSSTSTVRFRTFAQASYGPVHQYDKVWNTSKYRTDNYCSSSSYYMIPKKYISGDFNGDGLTDVIAIEKSYSRRQCYPVGGDDEIRFDGFRKTEAKKENAKKSNKNITKENSNNQENIQNSIQPIDDVFDNCECNSYTTNQYNAKVHFIDLKRDVTSNFSKTAGYFRKGIGSNDLIQVGDHNGDGKQDIYHFKEGKLYIYTLNESNNLVLLHEETDSGIKLSINNYNTPILMGDYNGDGKTDFIVATANKSKNWRFFISKGKNYYKQTKSLPYGYYQNEKKNIGGFPTPNYTYYEYRYTAQDVNGDGKTDLIMHNVNTTVNYREEKLSSAEYISIYKSNQISSTVTPTFSYETGYTDTSGEVHKYGSPIFLESNVTNGNLEYGYISVNNIFMYEFKKNHRKDVTLKSITNNGVKTTIDYERLGIPENPYGSQVYSSDYNQNYPFVNINRANSFQLVKKLTEEGAGIKRYQDFLYHGAVSNINIGFQGFLKTKRSNWYGNGVGTLWTISKHDVTKKGVATEQWVSTSSYEGSSYMSKTTNTFSTNLTSNKVFTNIPTKVVQHNALSGVTTTKNYTYDGYKNLLTENSTYNGGSKNITYTYSNNASANTQYYHIGRITKKVETNTIGGNTFTSEEAYSYNNNLLTQKKVKGNGTPWNTENITYDAFGNVTRKTLTPSGLAARTENFKYDSSGRFLIESTDIEGLKTKFTYDGFGNPITTINPYGQKTTFTYDGWNRLISEKNYLDKITTFAYTYLNGGGLKKTTNYPQGTDEIAEYNALGWVLKSGALGINNKWTYKSIEYDVAGRKIRESEPYFTSPSQWNTMAFDVYGREITRTSFNGLVANITYNGLVTTVNDGTKTVKTTKDGRGNILKMEDSGGIINYTYFGNGTMKTANYGSHVVSTEIDGWGRKTKLTDPSAGTYTYRYNNLGEVLEETTPKGKTTYTYDGFGKITTKKVSGEETNLSLNYTYNSTTKLLTSIQGNNARTNENYTYTYLYDSYKRPSATKEQNGQASFEYQVARDSYGRVNAETYISKNLENNVSSTIKVRNIFDANSGILTEIQDYNAGTSLWKLKEVNQKGQAKEVLLGNGMVKKRTYDQFGFLTKIVDQTSGNSPKTALNLEYSFNTQRGNLNSRKNHNLGWNESFTYDNLDRLTNISGSVTRSQQYDARGRITSNSEIGTYNYGSASSYRLQNVSLNTKGDLHYQNQPLQNIKYNAYKKPVSIKVKDKAQVDFEYGILQSRSHAYYGGNEDNKLDRRYQKHYSGITPVEIEVDKQGNTKIITYIGGDAYAAPVVHIKQTKAGTANGFHYLHRDYLGSILAISDNGANVIEQRQFGAWGEVDKFKKGNSEIDFKHDTTLLSRGYTGHEHFIGVALIHMNGRMYDAKLGRFLSPDNYIQEPFNTQNFNRYGYVLNNPLKYTDQSGELFIVAALIGALISVTTNGIINLIDGRPFFQGAGLAALTGAIGGVFAKAIGTAVQGLKGILKVGVQAVAHGHLGGMMSLAMGGDYFSGFAAGAVGSAIGHYALKGLESAGASNFWKAAGTITAGSLSGGVGSVITGGKFWDGFRNGAISSSLNHVAHMVKNRLTIKQMLKRAGYAASGKATASLDYVKKMIEKIPELKKIYKQGKTPKIFVESNNRSNPYYHPGGHFVVLTKNVFVNNFRLLSTSFHEFNHAFQYKFVHKGGEYSGKTIAQWAYENIGSLSVGGKGHAYLEANSYHFQMHLGDLDSNTIGNFNKFFNIYNK